A window from Mesorhizobium sp. WSM2240 encodes these proteins:
- a CDS encoding Xaa-Pro peptidase family protein: MTAFSQDEYRERTARLRKKMAERGIDTLLVLSEANMNWLTGYEGFSDYVPQLALVCQDEEDPWLILREMDVLCCPVSSYLPESRILSYPERYITSGQHTAWEPIGELVRERSKSSRIGVELSGKVLGVKGHAVLSKSLGVSEFIDADGVVAALKAIKSPSELAYMEQAGKIVDRAMQVGRLAISVGARECDVGAAVNHALYTGTPEFPGWTSRSPISMNVGSPANAVHLTWTDGRYKMGCQTNFELGAFRHRYACALARTVFLGEPNARSRHVHQACVDGFLAAFEAIRPGVRCSDVERAFRLEFGPRGVRKESRIGYAIGIDWVEGGANFQEGDETVLQANMTFHLLIGIFEKTDGYIFSETVRVTDNGAKSLSNMSRDLLVNY, from the coding sequence ATGACAGCATTTAGTCAGGATGAATATCGCGAACGGACAGCGCGACTGCGTAAGAAAATGGCCGAGCGAGGCATTGATACGCTGCTTGTGTTAAGTGAAGCAAACATGAACTGGCTCACTGGTTACGAAGGGTTTTCCGACTACGTTCCGCAACTCGCTCTTGTGTGCCAAGACGAGGAAGATCCATGGCTCATATTGCGTGAGATGGACGTTCTGTGTTGCCCGGTCAGTTCTTACCTACCGGAATCACGCATCCTTAGCTATCCAGAGAGATACATCACTTCCGGTCAGCACACGGCATGGGAGCCCATTGGTGAGCTTGTTCGCGAGCGCAGCAAGTCGAGCCGTATTGGGGTCGAACTCTCAGGCAAAGTGCTTGGCGTGAAGGGCCATGCTGTCTTGAGCAAGAGTTTAGGCGTCTCTGAGTTCATCGATGCCGATGGGGTGGTTGCCGCGCTGAAGGCGATAAAATCACCTTCAGAGCTGGCCTACATGGAGCAGGCGGGAAAGATCGTGGATAGGGCTATGCAGGTCGGCAGGCTCGCAATCTCTGTTGGCGCCCGAGAATGCGACGTAGGCGCCGCCGTAAACCATGCTTTGTACACGGGCACTCCGGAATTTCCGGGCTGGACCTCCCGCAGTCCTATCTCCATGAATGTAGGCTCCCCTGCGAACGCGGTACATCTTACCTGGACTGATGGGCGTTACAAAATGGGATGCCAGACTAATTTCGAGCTCGGCGCGTTCCGTCACCGATATGCCTGCGCACTGGCGCGGACGGTATTTTTGGGAGAGCCAAACGCCAGATCGCGGCACGTGCACCAAGCGTGCGTTGACGGTTTCCTCGCAGCCTTTGAAGCCATACGGCCCGGAGTGAGGTGCAGCGATGTTGAGCGAGCTTTTCGACTCGAATTTGGACCCCGAGGTGTGAGAAAGGAATCCAGAATCGGATACGCGATAGGCATTGATTGGGTGGAAGGCGGTGCGAACTTCCAGGAGGGAGATGAGACCGTGCTTCAGGCCAACATGACCTTCCACCTCCTCATTGG
- a CDS encoding transposase codes for MAMHTAEGTPLPDNTRAELHRLLERLDLVRAQIRVIEQDRLRRLAAAQAAPEGPHAMVRLIARIIGVGVETADMLVHEILSRGLRDRRAVARYAGLTGSPDESGKRRREKGLACAGSARVRRGMIQLAWRFLLFQKDSALVQWFHTRTADGRKATRKTMIVALARKLVIALWRLVTTGKTPQGVSLRAA; via the coding sequence ATGGCCATGCACACAGCGGAGGGAACGCCGCTGCCAGACAACACCCGCGCCGAGCTGCACCGCTTGCTCGAGCGGCTCGACCTCGTACGTGCGCAGATCCGCGTCATCGAACAGGACCGCCTGCGTAGGCTCGCCGCGGCTCAGGCTGCACCAGAAGGCCCACATGCGATGGTGCGCCTCATCGCACGGATCATTGGCGTCGGTGTCGAGACGGCGGACATGCTGGTCCACGAGATCTTGTCGCGCGGCTTGCGCGATCGCCGCGCGGTGGCGCGCTATGCCGGGCTCACGGGGTCGCCGGATGAGAGCGGCAAACGCCGCCGCGAGAAGGGGCTGGCATGCGCCGGCAGTGCCCGCGTGCGGCGCGGTATGATCCAATTGGCCTGGCGCTTTCTCCTCTTCCAGAAGGACAGTGCCCTCGTCCAATGGTTCCATACGCGCACGGCCGACGGCCGCAAAGCCACGCGCAAGACGATGATCGTCGCGCTGGCGCGCAAGCTTGTGATTGCGCTGTGGCGCCTCGTCACCACGGGCAAGACGCCGCAGGGCGTCAGTTTGCGTGCGGCGTGA
- a CDS encoding methyltransferase domain-containing protein — MDNISRAVSLSEIKDYFSDDYLYFGSVINPPAICDRQANAIWELLSLKQGRSVLELGCGYGRIANRLAEKGARVTGLDISPILLKKAEADAAERGVNVQYVLGDMRSLPWKDQFDAVFLWNTTFGYFDDADNETVLRESASSLRTGGRLLIDHSNRFDFLRHKSPIYIVRRNDDLRIDIMSNDVLSDRRNLERIIVRDGSVRRTHLSFRQYGFSDYVRMLRSAGFETVDAYGQEGGTFTSDSPQLVVVARK, encoded by the coding sequence ATGGACAATATTAGCAGAGCAGTTTCCCTATCGGAAATCAAGGATTACTTCAGCGACGACTATCTATACTTCGGAAGTGTAATAAATCCTCCGGCAATTTGTGACCGGCAAGCTAACGCAATTTGGGAACTCCTTTCTCTTAAACAAGGTAGATCGGTTCTTGAACTCGGATGCGGTTACGGGCGGATTGCTAACCGATTAGCTGAAAAAGGAGCGCGGGTCACCGGGCTTGACATCTCGCCCATCTTGCTAAAGAAGGCCGAAGCGGATGCAGCAGAGCGCGGGGTAAATGTTCAGTACGTTCTGGGCGACATGCGCTCACTTCCATGGAAAGATCAATTTGACGCAGTTTTTTTGTGGAACACGACGTTTGGCTATTTCGATGATGCGGACAATGAAACAGTTCTTCGAGAATCTGCCTCTTCACTTAGAACAGGCGGGCGTCTTCTAATCGATCACTCTAATCGCTTCGATTTCTTGCGCCACAAGTCGCCTATCTACATTGTGCGGCGCAATGACGATCTAAGAATCGATATAATGAGCAACGATGTGCTAAGTGATCGTCGGAACCTTGAGAGGATTATCGTCCGTGATGGATCCGTTAGACGGACGCACCTTTCTTTCAGACAATATGGGTTTTCTGATTATGTTCGCATGTTGCGAAGCGCGGGGTTCGAAACTGTTGACGCTTATGGGCAGGAAGGTGGAACGTTTACATCCGATAGCCCGCAGCTTGTGGTTGTTGCACGCAAATAA
- a CDS encoding Xaa-Pro peptidase family protein produces MPAFSQDEYRERTARLRKKMAERGIDTLLVLSEANMNWLTGYEGFSDYVPQLALVCQDEEDPWLILREMDVLCCPVSSYLPESRILSYPERYIATGQFTAWEPIGELVRERSKSSRIGVELSGKVLGVKGHAVLSKSLGVSEFIDADGVVAALKAIKSPSELAYMEQAGKIVDRAMQVGRLAISVGARECDVGAAVNHALYTGTPEFPGWTSRSPISMNVGSPANAVHLTWTDGRYKMGCQTNFELGAFRHRYACALARTVFLGEPNARSRHVHQACVDGFLAAFEAIRPGVRCSDVERAFRLEFGPRGVRKESRIGYAIGIDWVEGGANFQEGDETVLQANMTFHLLIGIFEKTDGYIFSETVRVTDNGAKSLSNMSRDLLVNY; encoded by the coding sequence GTGCCCGCATTTAGTCAGGATGAATATCGCGAACGGACAGCGCGACTGCGTAAGAAAATGGCCGAGCGAGGCATTGATACGCTGCTTGTGTTAAGTGAAGCAAACATGAACTGGCTCACTGGTTACGAAGGGTTTTCCGACTACGTTCCGCAACTCGCTCTTGTGTGCCAAGACGAGGAAGATCCATGGCTCATATTGCGTGAGATGGACGTTCTGTGTTGCCCGGTCAGTTCTTACCTGCCGGAATCGCGCATTCTTAGTTATCCGGAGAGATACATTGCGACGGGCCAGTTCACGGCATGGGAGCCCATTGGTGAACTTGTTCGCGAGCGCAGCAAGTCGAGCCGTATTGGGGTCGAACTGTCAGGCAAAGTGCTTGGAGTGAAGGGGCATGCTGTCTTGAGCAAGAGTTTAGGCGTCTCTGAGTTCATCGATGCCGATGGGGTGGTTGCCGCGCTGAAGGCGATAAAATCACCTTCAGAGCTGGCCTACATGGAGCAGGCGGGAAAGATCGTGGATAGGGCTATGCAGGTCGGCAGGCTCGCAATCTCTGTTGGCGCCCGAGAATGCGACGTAGGCGCCGCCGTAAACCATGCTTTGTACACGGGCACTCCGGAATTTCCGGGCTGGACCTCCCGCAGTCCTATCTCCATGAATGTAGGCTCCCCTGCGAACGCGGTACATCTTACCTGGACTGATGGGCGTTACAAAATGGGATGCCAGACTAATTTCGAGCTCGGCGCGTTCCGTCACCGATATGCCTGCGCACTGGCGCGGACGGTATTTTTGGGAGAGCCAAACGCCAGATCGCGGCACGTGCACCAAGCGTGCGTTGACGGTTTCCTCGCAGCCTTTGAAGCCATACGGCCCGGAGTGAGGTGCAGCGATGTTGAGCGAGCTTTTCGACTCGAATTTGGACCCCGAGGTGTGAGAAAGGAATCCAGAATCGGATACGCGATAGGCATTGATTGGGTGGAAGGCGGTGCGAACTTCCAGGAGGGAGATGAGACCGTGCTTCAGGCCAACATGACCTTCCACCTCCTCATTGGCATCTTTGAAAAGACCGATGGTTACATCTTCAGTGAGACCGTTCGCGTGACAGATAATGGCGCGAAGTCGCTCAGCAATATGTCACGCGACCTGCTGGTAAATTACTGA
- a CDS encoding acetyl-CoA carboxylase biotin carboxylase subunit family protein, producing MARRALILVEGHMSNGPLYVKAARRLGLHPITLSANPDRYDYLTPESLEAIRVDTDNLDALIRECSRLRATYDIAGITGFTDLDELAYATVGKLCRHFDLPGPHPASIERCCDKFTQRKLLAEAGVPVPAYCLAANAREVESSAAEIGLPVILKPAAGSGSTGVRLCRNVDELAEHTTYLLGEKHLWQCSPRIMVEEFAQGPFYSADIMGNEVVGIEAADFDGPPYFVFRECIFPAPLTDEEQERIADISLSCLQALGLDWGPTNIEFRWTKRGPVVIEVNPRLPGGANPKLARLAYGVDLIKEHIKLVIGEEWDLRRTQSHVAAARFLNPDRDGLLDWINGDTRAAAIPGVTEVKIYVEPKTPIVRKGDHRDTIGHVIAASNSQAQTETILQHAVDLITWSITPFSTSDEQGQSAVLAHAPAQPAPGEVHESRRRTPIGAWRSVRNSD from the coding sequence ATGGCAAGAAGAGCGCTCATCTTAGTTGAAGGCCATATGAGCAATGGCCCGCTTTACGTCAAAGCGGCTCGGCGTCTTGGTCTCCATCCCATTACCCTGTCGGCCAATCCAGATCGATACGACTATCTTACGCCCGAAAGTCTTGAGGCAATCCGGGTCGATACAGATAATCTCGATGCGCTGATCCGCGAATGTTCCCGGCTCCGTGCGACATATGACATTGCTGGCATTACTGGCTTTACCGACCTCGACGAATTGGCCTATGCGACAGTTGGTAAGCTGTGCCGGCATTTCGATCTACCAGGACCGCATCCTGCATCGATTGAACGATGCTGCGACAAATTCACTCAACGTAAACTTCTGGCGGAAGCCGGCGTTCCAGTACCTGCTTATTGTCTGGCAGCAAATGCGAGGGAGGTTGAAAGCTCTGCCGCGGAGATCGGGCTGCCGGTGATCCTTAAGCCAGCCGCAGGCAGCGGCAGCACCGGTGTCCGATTGTGCCGCAACGTCGATGAGTTGGCCGAACATACGACGTACTTGTTGGGCGAGAAGCACCTATGGCAGTGCTCGCCACGAATAATGGTCGAAGAATTCGCACAAGGCCCATTCTATAGTGCTGACATAATGGGAAATGAAGTCGTTGGGATCGAGGCCGCTGACTTCGATGGCCCACCGTATTTCGTCTTTCGTGAATGCATCTTTCCGGCCCCGCTGACTGACGAAGAGCAGGAGCGTATCGCCGATATATCGCTAAGCTGTTTGCAAGCTCTCGGCCTTGATTGGGGGCCGACGAATATTGAATTCCGGTGGACGAAGCGCGGCCCAGTCGTCATTGAGGTGAATCCGCGTCTTCCGGGTGGGGCCAATCCTAAACTGGCTCGGCTGGCTTACGGTGTCGATCTCATCAAGGAGCACATCAAGCTTGTAATCGGGGAGGAGTGGGACTTGCGCCGAACGCAATCGCACGTTGCGGCCGCGCGGTTCCTAAATCCTGATCGCGACGGCCTCCTTGATTGGATCAATGGCGACACTCGAGCGGCTGCCATACCAGGCGTCACTGAGGTCAAAATTTATGTTGAACCCAAGACGCCTATCGTCAGAAAAGGCGATCACCGAGATACAATCGGACATGTCATCGCCGCTTCAAACAGCCAAGCTCAGACGGAGACGATACTTCAGCATGCTGTCGACTTAATTACTTGGTCAATCACACCATTTTCGACCTCTGACGAACAGGGACAATCAGCGGTCCTTGCACACGCACCAGCACAGCCGGCACCGGGGGAGGTGCACGAGAGCAGGCGAAGGACGCCGATCGGTGCTTGGCGGTCCGTGAGGAATTCCGATTAG
- a CDS encoding methylaspartate ammonia-lyase: MQIKDILLAPGSGAFFYDDQAAIRAGAAQDGLIHLGEPITPGFTSIRVPATSLSIGLVLADDTVVWGDMMGVQYSGAGDRDPLFETAQIWDLTSQVMVPRLLDVDASRYLHACAKVFEPFEHKRLPLAIEYGVSQALLRVAAYLQRTTMAEVICAEFGLLLPTRRVPIYCQSGDAREINVDKMVLKGVDVLPHGLINSRQKFGVNGQTFVEFVKWVATRTREIGRPGYHPVLHFDVYGWIGLEFGLEPQRIADFICGVADTVPGFTLNIECPADFGSTQAQIDNYARIVSILDDRGSSARIVVDERCNTLEDIQLFAEAKAAHLVQIKTPDVGSIADTARAVLLCKANKVGAYVGGSCTETDLSAQASVHVSVATQADMMLAKPGMGVDEAFSIVGNEQNRLLAMLNRRRAQNENVG; this comes from the coding sequence GTGCAGATCAAGGACATTCTTCTCGCGCCTGGTAGTGGAGCATTTTTCTATGACGACCAGGCTGCGATCAGGGCTGGTGCAGCCCAGGATGGTCTCATCCATCTCGGCGAGCCAATAACGCCCGGGTTCACGTCAATTCGCGTTCCGGCAACTTCACTCAGCATCGGGCTCGTCCTTGCGGACGACACCGTTGTTTGGGGCGACATGATGGGCGTTCAGTACTCTGGTGCCGGCGACCGCGATCCTCTCTTTGAAACTGCTCAAATTTGGGATTTGACGTCGCAGGTTATGGTGCCCCGGCTTCTCGATGTCGATGCCTCTCGTTACCTTCATGCGTGTGCGAAGGTTTTCGAGCCCTTTGAACACAAGCGATTGCCTCTCGCGATCGAGTATGGGGTCAGCCAAGCGCTGCTTCGAGTCGCGGCCTACCTCCAGCGCACCACCATGGCAGAGGTTATATGCGCTGAATTTGGCTTACTGCTGCCAACGCGCAGGGTGCCGATTTACTGTCAGAGTGGTGACGCTCGCGAAATTAACGTCGATAAGATGGTTCTGAAGGGCGTGGATGTGCTTCCCCACGGTCTGATCAACTCACGGCAGAAATTCGGCGTTAACGGCCAGACGTTCGTGGAGTTTGTCAAGTGGGTTGCGACGCGCACGCGTGAAATCGGCCGCCCCGGCTATCACCCGGTGCTGCATTTCGATGTGTATGGTTGGATAGGGCTGGAATTCGGCCTAGAGCCGCAGCGGATCGCCGACTTTATCTGCGGGGTTGCCGATACCGTTCCGGGCTTTACGCTCAATATCGAGTGCCCGGCGGATTTTGGCTCGACGCAAGCCCAAATTGATAACTACGCCCGGATTGTATCGATTTTGGATGACCGGGGTTCCAGCGCTCGCATTGTCGTAGACGAGAGGTGCAATACGCTCGAGGACATCCAGCTCTTTGCCGAAGCAAAAGCCGCGCATCTCGTCCAAATCAAAACCCCCGATGTCGGCTCAATTGCCGACACAGCGCGTGCCGTTCTCCTGTGCAAGGCAAACAAAGTCGGAGCGTATGTCGGAGGAAGCTGTACCGAGACAGATCTCTCCGCACAGGCTTCGGTCCATGTATCAGTGGCAACCCAGGCCGATATGATGCTTGCAAAGCCCGGAATGGGTGTTGACGAGGCATTCTCGATTGTTGGGAATGAACAAAACCGATTGCTGGCGATGCTGAATCGTCGTCGGGCTCAGAACGAAAACGTTGGATGA
- a CDS encoding transposase, with the protein MASFGAVGSTIRRRHPMSQSFDASRSLSALEQDNTVIAVIEMSKAKWLIAALVPGLERQPLKKIDAGAPSLLKLLQRWRDEAGQAGHAIKRIAIAHEAAGDGFWLARWLWARDIEAYAIHPASVAVSREHRRAKTDRLDTELLMRAFLGWLRGEKRHCSMAAIPTLEEEDARRPNRERQTLVGEQTRLINRIKAILARAFAASA; encoded by the coding sequence GTGGCATCCTTCGGCGCTGTTGGATCCACCATCAGAAGGAGGCACCCGATGTCGCAGTCTTTTGACGCGAGCCGGTCCCTTTCCGCTCTTGAACAGGATAACACGGTCATCGCCGTCATCGAAATGAGCAAGGCGAAATGGCTGATTGCCGCGCTCGTACCCGGCCTCGAGCGCCAGCCCCTCAAGAAGATCGATGCCGGCGCACCATCACTGTTGAAGCTGCTGCAGCGCTGGCGCGACGAAGCCGGCCAGGCCGGGCATGCGATCAAGCGGATCGCCATCGCCCATGAGGCGGCCGGCGACGGCTTTTGGCTGGCACGTTGGCTGTGGGCGCGCGACATCGAGGCGTATGCCATCCACCCCGCCAGCGTTGCGGTGTCGCGTGAGCACCGGCGCGCCAAGACCGATCGTCTCGACACCGAGCTTTTGATGCGCGCCTTTCTGGGCTGGCTGCGCGGCGAGAAGCGCCATTGCAGTATGGCGGCAATCCCGACGCTCGAAGAGGAGGACGCGCGGCGGCCGAATCGCGAGCGGCAAACCTTGGTCGGTGAGCAGACGCGGCTCATCAACCGCATCAAGGCGATTCTTGCTCGGGCATTCGCAGCTTCCGCTTAA
- a CDS encoding transposase: MQVVRIGLDLAKYVFAVHGVDARGNIVLRMMLRRDSVLRFFANLPPCLMGMDASNGAHYWARVLTDLGHQVRLISPQFVTPYVKSNKNDRNDAEAICEAVGRPSMRFAPPKSDEQLAVQAVHRIRRRQFAAWLGLVPKQRSSGGRARLFGISKRGDRYLRTLMIHGARAALGRAGGKQDPRGLWLGKLRERRHPNVAAVALANKNARIVWSMLSGHAAYQPDLSVKAA, translated from the coding sequence ATGCAGGTCGTTCGGATAGGTCTGGATTTGGCGAAATACGTGTTTGCAGTTCATGGAGTCGATGCACGCGGCAACATCGTCCTGCGAATGATGCTGCGGCGGGATTCCGTGTTGCGCTTCTTCGCCAATCTGCCTCCGTGCCTGATGGGCATGGACGCTTCGAACGGGGCGCATTACTGGGCCCGCGTTCTCACCGACCTCGGCCATCAGGTGCGGCTGATCAGTCCTCAGTTCGTGACGCCATACGTCAAGTCGAACAAGAACGACCGGAACGATGCAGAAGCCATCTGCGAAGCCGTCGGCCGGCCGTCAATGCGCTTCGCTCCGCCGAAATCCGATGAACAGTTGGCCGTGCAGGCCGTCCATCGGATTCGCCGTCGCCAGTTCGCGGCGTGGCTGGGCCTTGTGCCGAAGCAGCGATCAAGCGGAGGACGGGCCCGACTGTTCGGCATCAGCAAACGCGGCGACCGTTATTTGCGCACGCTGATGATCCATGGCGCTCGCGCCGCTCTGGGTCGCGCCGGCGGCAAACAGGATCCGCGAGGCCTATGGCTCGGCAAGTTGCGGGAACGGCGTCATCCCAATGTCGCGGCGGTCGCGCTCGCCAACAAGAATGCGAGGATCGTCTGGTCAATGCTCTCGGGTCATGCGGCCTATCAACCGGACCTGTCGGTGAAAGCAGCCTGA
- a CDS encoding DUF6429 family protein yields MDDAALGLLWLTLHDERRAWKGLDWNALDRLHQKGLIENPANKAKSVILTDEGLRRAESLFRTLFRRPGP; encoded by the coding sequence ATCGATGATGCTGCTCTGGGCTTGCTTTGGCTAACGCTGCATGACGAGAGGCGCGCCTGGAAGGGTCTGGATTGGAATGCTCTTGATCGTTTGCACCAGAAGGGGCTGATCGAGAATCCTGCAAACAAGGCGAAGTCAGTGATTCTGACAGATGAAGGCCTGCGGCGTGCGGAGTCACTGTTCCGCACCTTGTTCAGGCGGCCGGGGCCATGA